The DNA window TACACGTACCAGGTGTCCTTGGTCTCGAAGACGATCGCGTCGCCGTTGTTCAGCTTGTCGATGTTGTGGAACTTCGCGCCGTGGCCGTCGCGGTGCGCGGCCAGCGAGAAGTTGCCCTTCTCGTCCCACGGCAGCGCCGACTTCACCGGCTCCGTGTAGTAGCCCGCGACCCCGTCGTTCAGCGTCTGCGGGTCGGTGCCCCGCTTGACCAGCACCTCGCCGTTCTCCATCGCGGGCACGTGGAGGAAGCCGACGCCGTCCTTGGTGTCCAGCGCACCCGGCTCCGCGGGCTTCGCGTCGGTGCCCGGCGTCTGCCACTGCTGGCGGATCTGGTCGCCGCGCGCCGACGCCTGCCGGTCCGCGAGCACGTTCGTCCACCACAGCGAGTACGCCACGAACAGGGCCAGCACCAGCCCCACCGTGATCAGGAGCTCGCCCAGCAGGCTGAGGAAACCGGCGAGCACACTGCGGCTGCCGGCGGGGGCGGGCGGCGCCGCGGCGCGGCGGCGGGCACGGGACACTGCTGATTCGTCCTAACTGGTCAGCGCGGGCGGAGGGCCCTCGCCGCGGGGGCGTTCATCGGTCATCCTGCCCCATACGATCATCCGGTAAGTGCTGGTGAACTCCGGGGTGCAGGTCGTCAGCGTGATGTACCGGCCGGGTCCGGTGAACCCCGAGCCCTCCGGGACCGGTTTGATCACCGCCACGTTCGTCGGCGGTGTCTGGGCGAGCGCCGAGGTCATCTCGTACGTGTAGTACGCGTCCCGCGTCTCGACCACGACGGGATCCCCGGGCACGAGCCGGTTGATGTAGCGGAAGGGCTCCCCGTGGGTGTTGCGGTGGCCCGCCACCGCGAAGTTGCCCTGCTCGTCCGCCGGCATCGCCGTCTTCAGCGCGCCCTCGGCGTAGTGCCCGACCATCCCCCGGTCGAGCACCTTGGGCTTGCTGATCCCCTCCGCCACCGGAACCTTCACGTCCAGCTTGGGGATGTGCAGGATGGCGAAGCCCTGGCCGGGCTCGAAGGCCGTGACGGGGGGCGCGGCCGCCCCGCCCGGGTCCGTGCCCGCGTCGCGCTGCCAGGTCTGCTGGAGCGTGCCCGCGGCGCCGTCCGCCGCCCGCTCCGCGACGATGTTCGTGTACCAGAGCTGGTAGGCGACGAACAGCAGCATCACCAGGCCGGCCGTGATGAACAGTTCCCCGCCCAGCCGGCTCGCCACGACCAGCGGTCCACCCGACGCCGGCGGCCTGCGCCGCCGCCCGCCCCGCCGCCGGGAGTTCCTGGCGGCCCGCTTGGCGGCCTCCTGTGCTGCCCTGCGCCGCGCGGCCCGGCCCCCCGTGGGCGCGGACGGCGCGAGCGCGGTCACGCGACGGCCTTGCCCACCACCGGGGCCAGCCCCACCGAGCGCTCCACGGCACCCGCGTCACCGCACCGCACGAGCCAGTTGGCGAGCATCCGGTGCCCCCACTCGGTCAGCACCGACTCGGGGTGGAACTGCACGCCCTCGACGTCGTGCTCCCGGTGGCGCAGGCCCATGATGATCCCGTCCTCCGTGCGCGCCGTGACCTCCAGCGCCCCGGGCAGGGTCTGGGGCTCGGCGGCCAGGGAGTGGTACCGGGTCGCGGTGAAGGGGGAGGGCAGGCCCTCGAAGACCCCGAGGCCCGCGTGGACCACGGGCGAGGTCTTGCCGTGCAGCAGCTCGGGGGCCCGGCCCACGACTCCTCCGTACGCGACCGCCATCGACTGCATGCCGAGGCACACGCCGAAGACGGGTACGCCCGTGTCGGCGCAGTGCCGGACCATGTCGACGCAGACGCCCGCCTCCTCCGGCGTCCCGGGCCCGGGGGAGAGCAGCACGCCGTCGAAGCCGTCCTGCGCGTGGGAGAGCTCGACCTGGTCGTTGCGCAGCACCTCGC is part of the Streptomyces subrutilus genome and encodes:
- a CDS encoding aminodeoxychorismate/anthranilate synthase component II, producing MSARILVVDNYDSFVFNLVQYLYQLGAECEVLRNDQVELSHAQDGFDGVLLSPGPGTPEEAGVCVDMVRHCADTGVPVFGVCLGMQSMAVAYGGVVGRAPELLHGKTSPVVHAGLGVFEGLPSPFTATRYHSLAAEPQTLPGALEVTARTEDGIIMGLRHREHDVEGVQFHPESVLTEWGHRMLANWLVRCGDAGAVERSVGLAPVVGKAVA
- a CDS encoding class E sortase encodes the protein MSRARRRAAAPPAPAGSRSVLAGFLSLLGELLITVGLVLALFVAYSLWWTNVLADRQASARGDQIRQQWQTPGTDAKPAEPGALDTKDGVGFLHVPAMENGEVLVKRGTDPQTLNDGVAGYYTEPVKSALPWDEKGNFSLAAHRDGHGAKFHNIDKLNNGDAIVFETKDTWYVYKVFAELRQTSKYNVDVISPVPKESGKAAPGRYITLTTCTPVYTSKYRYIVWGELVRTEKVDAKRTPPAELR